Genomic DNA from Corticium candelabrum chromosome 5, ooCorCand1.1, whole genome shotgun sequence:
caccgacgaggccttgatctccgattgtgcctttatcaccgtcttcgcccttctgaccctgcatgccgacttcgcccttctcaccgactgggccttgatcaccgacttcgcctttctcaccgacgaggccttgatctccgattgtgcctttatcaccgtcttcgcccttctgaccctgcatgccgacttcgcctttctcaccgacgaggccttgatctccgattgtacctttatcaccgtcttcgcccttctgaccctgcatgccgacttcgcccttctcaccgattgggccttgatcaccgactccgcctttctcaccgacgaggccttgatctccgattgtacctttatcaccgtcttcgcccttctgaccctgcatgccgacttcgcccttctcaccgacttcgcccttctcaccgactgggccttgatcaccgacttcgcccttctcaccgacgaggccttgatctccgattgtgcctttatcaccgtcttcgcccttctgaccctgcatgccgacttcgcccttctcaccgactgggccttgatcaccgacttcgcccttctcaccaacgaggccttgatctccgattgtgcctttatcaccgtcttcgcccttctcaccctgcatgccgacttcgcctttctcaccgacgaggccttgatctccgattgtgcctttatcaccgtcttcgcccttctgaccctgcatgccgacttcgcccttctcaccgactgggccttgatcaccgacttcgcccttctcaccgacgaggccttgatctccgattgtgcctttatcaccgtcttcgcccttctgaccctgcatgccgacttcccccttctcaccgacgaggccttgatcaccgacttcgcccttctcaccgacgaggccttgatctccgattgtacCTTTAccaccgtcttcgcccttctgaccctgcatgccgatttcgcccttctcaccgacttcgcccttttcaccgacgaggccttgatctccgattgtgcctttatcaccgtcttcgcccttctgaccctggATGCCGACTTcccccttctcaccgacttcgcccttctcaccgactgggccttgatcaccgacttcgcctttctcaccgacgaggccttgatctccgattgtgcctttatcaccgtcttcgcccttctgaccctgcatgccgacttcccccttctcaccgacttcgcccttctcaccgactgggccttgatcaccgacttcgcccttctcaccgacgaggccttgatctccgattgtgcctttatcaccgtcttcacCCTTCTCACCCTGCATGCCGAATTCGCctttctcaccgacgaggccttgatctccgattgtacctttatcaccgtcttcgcccttctgaccctgcatgccgacttcgcccttctcaccgactgggccttgatcaccgacttcgcccttctcaccaacgaggccttgatctccgattgttcctttatcaccgtcttcacccttctgaccctgcatgccgacttcccccttctcaccgacttcgcccttctcaccgactgggccttgatcaccgacttcgcctttctcaccgacgaggccttgatctccgattgtgcctttatcaccgtcttcgccct
This window encodes:
- the LOC134179334 gene encoding otolin-1-like is translated as QKGEDGDKGTIGDQGLVGEKGEVGDQGPVGEKGEVGEKGEVGIQGQKGEDGDKGTIGDQGLVGEKGEVGEKGEIGMQGQKGEDGGKGTIGDQGL